One window from the genome of Chroogloeocystis siderophila 5.2 s.c.1 encodes:
- the mnmE gene encoding tRNA uridine-5-carboxymethylaminomethyl(34) synthesis GTPase MnmE has product MTYERLGTTIAAIATAIVPQQGSVGIVRVSGTQSLAIAQALFQAPGRQVWESHRILYGYIRDPQTKQVVDEALLLVMQAPRSYTREDVVEFHCHGGIMAVQQVLQLCLVQGAKLAQPGEFTLRAFLNGRLDLTQAESIADLVGARSPQAAQTALAGLQGKLAHPIRDLRARCLDILAEIEARIDFEEDLPPLDCNEIVSQLAEVLAQVTKILATADRGELLRSGLKVAIVGRPNVGKSSLLNAWSRSDRAIVTDLPGTTRDVVESQLVVGGIPIQVLDTAGIRATEDQVEKIGVERSLTSAAAADLVLLTIDAAAGWTAADAEIYQKVQHRPLILVVNKTDLASAEAVNYPDDISYVVTTAAAKNQGIENLEQVILTTVQTGKVHSADTDLAINQRQAAALTRAKASLEQVQTTIKQQLPLDFWTIDLRGAIQALGEITGEEVTESVLDRIFSRFCIGK; this is encoded by the coding sequence GTGACATACGAGCGATTAGGAACAACGATCGCGGCGATCGCAACTGCTATTGTGCCACAACAAGGCAGTGTAGGTATTGTGCGGGTATCTGGTACACAAAGCCTGGCGATTGCCCAAGCTTTATTTCAAGCCCCTGGGAGACAAGTTTGGGAATCACACCGTATTCTCTATGGTTATATCCGCGATCCCCAAACAAAACAAGTTGTCGATGAAGCACTTCTACTGGTTATGCAAGCACCGCGATCTTATACACGTGAAGACGTTGTAGAGTTCCATTGTCATGGTGGTATTATGGCGGTGCAGCAGGTATTACAGTTGTGTTTAGTACAAGGAGCAAAACTCGCGCAACCTGGAGAATTTACCTTACGCGCCTTTCTCAATGGCAGACTCGACCTAACTCAAGCCGAAAGCATTGCTGATTTAGTGGGAGCACGATCGCCACAAGCTGCTCAAACTGCGTTAGCTGGGTTGCAGGGTAAACTAGCGCATCCGATTCGCGATTTGCGCGCGAGATGTTTAGATATTCTCGCAGAAATTGAAGCCCGTATCGATTTTGAGGAGGACTTGCCACCTTTGGATTGTAATGAAATAGTATCACAACTTGCAGAAGTTTTAGCACAAGTAACAAAAATATTAGCAACAGCAGATCGCGGTGAACTGTTGCGGAGTGGCTTAAAAGTTGCAATTGTCGGGCGTCCGAATGTGGGAAAATCAAGTTTACTCAATGCGTGGAGTCGCAGCGATCGCGCGATCGTGACTGATTTACCAGGGACAACGCGTGATGTTGTTGAGTCGCAGTTAGTCGTTGGTGGTATTCCAATACAAGTGTTAGACACTGCTGGCATTCGCGCTACGGAAGATCAGGTAGAGAAAATTGGCGTTGAGCGATCACTTACTAGTGCTGCTGCGGCTGATTTAGTATTGCTGACTATTGATGCTGCTGCGGGTTGGACTGCGGCGGATGCAGAAATTTATCAAAAAGTACAACATCGTCCGTTGATCTTAGTTGTTAATAAAACTGACTTAGCTTCAGCAGAAGCCGTAAACTATCCAGACGATATCAGTTATGTCGTAACAACTGCGGCTGCTAAAAATCAAGGTATTGAAAATTTGGAACAAGTTATTTTAACGACAGTCCAAACCGGAAAAGTTCACTCAGCCGATACCGACTTAGCAATTAATCAGCGCCAAGCCGCTGCGCTTACCCGTGCCAAAGCTTCTTTAGAACAAGTACAAACCACAATCAAACAGCAATTACCTTTAGATTTTTGGACGATTGATTTGCGAGGGGCGATTCAAGCTTTAGGAGAA